The following proteins are encoded in a genomic region of Gossypium hirsutum isolate 1008001.06 chromosome D05, Gossypium_hirsutum_v2.1, whole genome shotgun sequence:
- the LOC121217452 gene encoding actin-related protein 2/3 complex subunit 3, which translates to MVYHSTFADEEGITKACGCPLLPLKSRKKGPAPVSEQGKTDIVDEAITFFRCNVFFRNFDIKGPADKLLIYLTFYINLSLKKLEGCRTLAEGSKAILNLGVENVTIPGESGFPFTGLFSLPQSQQEAELLRDYLKQIREETSGRLLGVAYRPNGTPNKWWLAFAKRKFMNIALLDK; encoded by the exons ATG GTTTATCATTCTACTTTTGCTGACGAGGAAGGAATTACTAAAGCCTGTGGCTGCCCTTTACTTCCTTTGAAAAGTCGTAAAAAGGGTCCTGCTCCTGTTTCAGAACAAG GCAAAACGGATATAGTTGATGAAGCCATCACATTCTTTCGTTGCAATGTCTTCTTTAGGAACTTCGATATTAAAGGCCCTGCAGATAAGCTCCTTATATATTTGACATTCTACATAAATCTGTCTCTAAAGAAGCTTGAAGGTTGTAGAACCTTGGCTGAGGGGTCTAAGGCAATTCTTAACTTAGGAGTGGAAAATGTTACCATACCTGGTGAATCTGGTTTTCCTTTTACAGGGCTCTTTTCTCTTCCACAGTCTCAACAGGAAGCAG AACTGCTGAGGGATTATCTGAAGCAAATAAGAGAAGAGACGAGTGGGAGACTGTTGGGTGTTGCATATAGGCCTAATGGAACACCAAATAAGTGGTGGTTAGCATTTGCAAAAAGGAAATTCATGAACATTGCTCTTCTTGATAAATAA
- the LOC121217455 gene encoding calmodulin-binding receptor-like cytoplasmic kinase 3, with amino-acid sequence MVSLLLFMQLSTFFASSIQVKSKICGTDHIVYSTSNGHELFYLNGDLVDKVLFCKTLQLHYADECVFEGFTATNDCGSNLSSGRKILKETEKGDDRVRTHPDNKKRKPKKPFRKYSDGTIIGIGAAAGTLLICCVYLCCSVCRRKRATAHAVLTKYTNSIRSASHLEMKTHSPSETVNPWVLSTSPKLKRMGSLHLSIEQVARATRNFSPELRIGKGGFGTVYRAVLDSGQVVAIKRAKKEHFENLQTEFSNEVELLPKIDHRNLVKLLGYVDTRDERLIITEYVPNGTLRDHLDGQRGKILDFNQRLEIAIDVAHGLTYLHLYAGKQIIHRDVKSSNILITESMRAKVADFGFAKVGPIDSDKTHISTQLKGTVGYLDPEYMKSYQLTAKSDVYAFGILLIEILTSRRPVELRRPVEERVTLIWAFHKYNEGHVAELVDCMMEEVVDANILTNIFALAFQCAAPTRNDRPQMKSVAEELWGIRADYLKISSRRG; translated from the exons ATGGTTAGTCTACTGCTGTTTATGCAATTATCAACATTCTTCGCCTCATCCATCCAAGTGAAGTCCAAGATTTGTGGCACAGATCATATAGTTTATTCAACTTCAAATGGTCATGAATTGTTTTACTTGAACGGTGATTTAGTAGATAAAGTTTTGTTCTGCAAAACCCTGCAGTTACACTATGCAGACGAGTGTGTGTTTGAAGGCTTCACTGCAACTAATGACTGTGGTTCGAACCTTTCATCCG GAAGAAAAATATTGAAGGAAACAGAGAAAGGAGATGATAGAGTCAGAACTCATCCTGATAATAAGAAGCGGAAGCCTAAAAAACCCTTCAGAAAATATTCGGACGGGACAATAATAGGGATAGGAGCAGCAGCTGGAACTCTTTTGATATGTTGTGTTTATCTCTGTTGCAGTGTTTGTCGGAGAAAGAGAGCAACTGCCCACGCTGTTCTTACAAAGTATACAAATTCAA TTCGTTCTGCTTCTCATTTGGAAATGAAAACCCATTCTCCTTCGGAAACCGTTAATCCTTGGGTATTGTCAACATCTCCGAAACTAAAAAGAATGGGATCATTGCATCTCAGTATAGAACAGGTAGCCCGAGCTACCCGTAATTTCTCACCGGAGCTTCGGATCGGTAAAGGAGGGTTTGGAACCGTTTACAGGGCCGTGTTAGATTCTGGTCAGGTGGTTGCTATTAAAAGAGCAAAGAAG GAACATTTTGAGAATCTGCAAACTGAGTTCAGTAATGAAGTTGAACTTTTACCCAAGATTGATCATAGGAACCTCGTGAAGCTACTTGGTTATGTGGATACAAGGGATGAACGGCTTATTATTACAGAATATGTACCAAATGGCACGCTGAGAGATCATTTGGATG GTCAGCGTGGCAAAATCCTGGATTTCAATCAGCGTCTTGAAATCGCCATCGATGTTGCTCATGGCCTTACTTATCTCCATCTTTATGCAG gGAAGCAAATTATTCACCGAGACGTGAAATCATCCAACATACTTATTACAGAAAGCATGCGAGCTAAAGTGGCTGATTTTGGATTTGCAAAAGTTGGTCCAATAGACTCGGACAAAACCCATATTTCAACTCAACTGAAAGGAACAGTTGGTTACCTTGATCCCGAGTACATGAAATCTTATCAACTCACAGCCAAGAGTGATGTTTATGCCTTTGGGATTTTACTTATAGAAATTTTGACCTCCCGTCGTCCAGTGGAGTTAAGAAGACCAGTCGAAGAGCGTGTCACTCTTATATGG GCATTCCATAAGTATAATGAAGGGCATGTAGCTGAACTGGTGGATTGTATGATGGAAGAAGTTGTAGATGCAAATATATTAACCAATATATTTGCTTTGGCATTTCAATGTGCAGCACCGACTAGAAATGACCGACCTCAAATGAAATCTGTGGCAGAAGAGCTGTGGGGGATAAGGGCCGACTATCTTAAAATTAGTTCAAGGCGAGGCTAG